Within the Agromyces atrinae genome, the region CGTCGACGAGATCGACGCCGTCGGTCGCCACCGCGGTGCCGGCATGGGCGGCGGTCACGACGAGCGCGAGCAGACGCTCAACCAGCTCCTCGTCGAGATGGACGGCTTCGACCCCAAGACGAACGTCATCATGATCGCGGCGACCAACCGCCCCGACATCCTCGACCCCGCGCTCCTTCGCCCGGGCCGCTTCGACCGTCAGATCGGTGTCGACGCCCCCGACCTCAAGGGCCGCCAGAAGATCCTGCAGGTGCACGGCAAGGGCAAGCCGCTCGCCGCCGGCGTCGACCTCGAAGTCGTCGCACGGAAGACCCCGGGCTTCACCGGTGCCGACCTCGCGAACGTGCTGAACGAGGCCGCGCTCCTCACGGCTCGCTCGAACGCCCAACTCATCGACAACCGCGCCCTCGACGAGGCGATCGACCGCGTCATGGCCGGACCGCAGCGCCGCACGCGTGTGATGCGAGACCGCGAGAAGCTCATCACCGCTTACCACGAGGGTGGACACGCCCTCGCCGCGGCGTCGATGAACTACACCGACCCGGTCACGAAGATCACGATTCTTCCGCGCGGCCGTGCCCTCGGCTACACGATGGTCATGCCCCTCGAAGACAAGTACTCGGTCACGCGCAACGAACTCCTCGATCAGCTCACCTACGCCATGGGTGGCCGCGTCGCGGAAGAGATCATCTTCCACGACCCGTCGACCGGAGCCTCGAACGACATCGAGAAGGCGACCTCGATCGCCCGCCGCATGGTCACCGAGTACGGCATGAGTGCGAACGTCGGTGCCGTCAAGCTCGGTCAGGCGCAGGGCGAGGTCTTCCTCGGCCGCGACATGGGCCACCAGCGCGACTACTCGGAGCGGATCGCGGAGCGGGTCGATGCCGAAGTGCGCGCTCTCATCGAGAAGGCGCACGACGAAGCGTGGGAGGTCTTGAACAACAACCGCGACATCCTCGACAAACTCGCCGCCGCGTTGCTCGAACAAGAGACGCTCGATCACAACCAGATCGCCGAGATCTTCACCGATGTGAAGAAGCTCCCCGAGCGCCCGGTCTGGCTCTCGAGCGACAATCGCCCGGTCTCTGACCTCCCTCCCATCGACTTCCCGCACGAGAAGATGCCGATCGATGAAGGCGCCGTCGATGGCGGCGTCGACTCCGAGCCCCTTCCCGAGACGGAACAGAGCACTCCCACGTGGGGCACATCACGACCGGCGACGGCCTGAGCGCGATGCCTCCCGTCGACCGGGCGCGCGTCGAGGCCGCCGTTCACGAGCTCCTGCTCGCGATCGGTGAGGACCCGACGCGGCCCGGCATCGAGCGCACTCCGCAGCGGGTCGCCGAGTCGTACGTCGAGTTCTTCCACGGTGTGAGCGAAGATCCGCTCGTCCACCTCGCCGACTGCGTGCCGCTGGGCGCGGCGGATGACGGTGGCGAGACGACATCCGACGCCGTGATCGTGCGCGATCTCGCGTTCCGGTCGATGTGCGAGCACCACTTGCTTCCGTTCACCGGCGTCGCTCACGTCGCGTACCTGCCTCACGAGCGCGTCATCGGTCTCGGGCGCATCCCGCTCGTGATCGACACGCTCGCGGCGCGCCCTCAGCTGCAGGAGCGACTCGCGGAGGAGATCGCCGACGCGCTCGACGCCGGCCTCGAACCGCGTGGCGTGCTCGTCGTGCTCGATGCGGCGCAGCAGTGCGTCTCGACGCGGGGGCCGCGTCAGGTCGCCAGCTCGACCGTGACGATCGCGAGCCGTGGCGAGCTGACGGAGCCCGCGGCCCGCAGCGAGATCATGGCCTTGATCGGCGCGCGCCGTGACTGACTCCCTCGACCTGTCGGGTGCCGCGCGGCCGCTCATCATGGGCGTGCTGAACGTCACGCCCGACTCGTTCAGTGACGGCGGTCGCTGGCTCGAGCACACCGCAGCGATCGAGCACGGCCTCGCGCTCGTCGCCGACGGTGCCGACATCGTCGACGTGGGAGGCGAGTCGACGCGACCCGGTGCCGAGCGCGTGAGCACCGACGAAGAGCTGCGACGCGTCGTTCCCGTCATCCGTGAACTGTCCGCCGCCGGCATCCGCGTCAGCATCGATACCATGCACGCCGCGACGGCGGCGGCCGCGGTCGACGCGGGGGCGGAGATCGTCAACGACGTCTCGGCCGGTCTCGCCGACGCCGAGATGGCGCCGATCGTCGCGGCGACGGGCGCGCTCTACGTCGCGATGCACTGGCGCGGTCACTCCGACCGCATGGACGACCTCGCCCACTACGACGACGTCGTCGCCGAGGTGCGCGACGAGCTCGCCGTGCGGGTCGGCGCATTGACGGATGCCGGTGTCGACGCCGCGCGGATCGTGCTCGATCCCGGGCTGGGCTTCTCGAAGCGCGCCGAGCACAACTGGGCGTTGCTCGGCGGACTCGACCGGCTCATCGACCTCGGGTTCCCCGTCCTCGTCGGTGCGTCGCGCAAGCGATTCCTCGGCGCCGTCGTCGCTCCTGACGCCGACGTCGAAGCCCGCGACCTCCCGACGGCCGTCGTGAGCGCGTTGAGCGCGCTCTCCGGCGCGTGGGCGGTGCGCGTGCACGACGTGCGTTCGACGCGCACTGCACTCGATGTCGCCCGGGCATGGCAGAGTGGTGGGCGTGACGACCGCGCCTGACAGCATCATCCTGACCGGCCTGCGGGTCCGGGCGAATCACGGGGTCTTCGACTTCGAACGCGCCGACGGGCAAGACTTCCTCATCGACGTCGTCGCCCGACTCGACCTCGCCGGAGCCGCGGGAACCGACGACCTTGGCGACACCGTGCACTACGGCGAACTCGCGATCGCCGTGCACGACGCCGTCGAGCGCGACCCGGTCGACCTCATCGAGACGGTCGCCGAGCGCGTCGCGGCAACGGTGCTCGCATTCCGCGCGGTCGACGAGGTCGAGGTCACGGTTCACAAGCCGCAGGCGCCCATCCCCGTTCCCTTCACCGACGTCGCCGTGCGCATCGTGCGGGGCAGGGGCTGAGCATGGCGCTCTTCCGTTCGAGCCGCGAGGCCGGCGAACACGTCATCGTCGCTCTGGGCTCCAACCAGGGCGACCGCGAGGGCACGCTCGGCCGGGCCATCGCCGACATCGATGCGCTGCGCGAACTGCGCGTGAGGGCGATCTCGCCGTACTACGAGACCCCGGCCATCAAGATCGACGGTGTCGACCGCGAGGCGCCGCGCTACCTCAACGCCGTCATCGCCGCGCAGACGACGCTCTCTCCTCACGCTCTGCTCGACGCGCTCAACACGATCGAACGCGGTCACGGCCGCGTGCGCGACGAGGTGTGGGGCGATCGCACCCTCGATCTCGACATCATCGTCTACGGCTCGCTCGAGATGCGCGACGAGACGCTCACGATCCCGCACCCGCGTGCCTGGGAGCGCGCGTTCGTGCTGCAGCCGTGGCTCGACATCGAGCCGGGTGCGGTGCTGCCCGGCTATGGGCCGATCTCCGCCGTGCGAGCCCTCGCGACCGACGAGGTGCGCCTCTACGTCGACGACGAGTCCGACGGAGACGAGCCGTGAGCCGCACCCGCGCGACGTCGCTCATCGCCATCGGTGTCGTCGGCCTCGTGGCATCCTTCCTCATCGAGCTCGCCCTCGTCTCCGTCGGCCGGTCGACGATCGTGCCGCCGATCTCGCTCCCGATCACCCTCATCGGCGTCGCCGTGGTCGTCGTCGCCGTGGCCTGGCCCGTGCGCAAGGCCGTCAAGGGCCGGGGCCGTGTCGACCCCTTCCGGGCGATTCGCATCGCGGCCCTCGCGAAGGCCTGCAGCCTGAGTGGCGCGATCGTCGTGGGCTTCGGCGCCGGCGTGGCCGCCTTCCTGCTCACCCGCAGCGTCATCGGCGGCGCCGAGCCGATCCTGCTCTCGATCGCGACGTTCATCGGCGCCGGCATCCTGCTCGCCGGGGGCCTCATCGCCGAACGATTCTGCACTCTCCCGCCCGACGACGACGCCCCCAACCCCGAGGAAGCCCGTGCCTGAACGTTTCGAGATCGACGCTCCCGAATGGAAGCGCGTGTCGCCGAAGTACATCTTCGTCGAGGTCGTCGGTTCCATCATCTTCACGATCCTCCTCATCGCCGGGCTCGTCATCGCCGCGCTGCTGTGGCAGTGGGTGTGGGCTCCGTGGGCCGCGGGCGCCGTCGCCGTCATCGCGATCGTGACGATCGCCCTCGAGCCCCGGCGGGTGCGCTCGATCGGGTACGTGCTGCGCGATGACGATCTGCTCTTCCGCCGCGGCATCATGTTCCAGCGTTTCGTCGCCGTGCCCTACGGCCGCATGCAGCTCGTCGACATCACTCGCGGTCCGCTCGCCCGCATGCTCGGCCTCGCCGACCTCAAGTTCGTGACGGCGGCGGCGACGACGGGCGTCACCCTGCCCGGTCTGCCCCTGGCCGACGCCGAGGGGCTCCGCGACCGACTCGTCGAACTCGCGGAGTCGCGACGGGCGGGTCTGTGACCGACTCCGCGCCCGAGGCCCCTCGCCCGCTCGGACCGACGGCGACCGGTCTCGCCGACGGCGAGTGGCACCGCCTGCACCCCGCGACGCCGCTCCTCCGCGGCGGCATCTTCGTGCTCGCCATCCTCGGCTTCGCGATCGCGAACATGCGCGAACGGCTCGTCGAGATCTTCTTCGGCGGACTCGCGCCCGACCTCCCCGGGTACGACGGGGACGGCTCCGAATGGGCGAACGACCCCGTCAACGGTCTCGTCGAGAGTGGAACCCTCGGATGGGCGATCCTCGCGGTCATGGGCATTCTCATCGTGCTGCTCGTGGGCTTCTGGCTCTCGTGGCGCATGCACACGTTCCGCATCACGGGCGAATCGGTCGAGGTGCGCAGCGGCATCGTGTTCCGCTCGCACCGCAGCGCCCGGCTCGACCGCATCCAGGGCATCAACATCTCGCGGCCGCTGCTTCCGCGCATCCTCGGCACCGCGCGCCTCGAGGTCGCGGTCGCCGGTCAGTCGGGCAATGTGCAGCTCGCCTACCTGTCGGGCAAGCTCGCCGATGGCCTCCGAGCTGACATCCTGCGCCTCGCGTCCGGTGCGCGGAGTGGGCCGCGTGCGGCCGTGACGGATGACGCGCGCCCGGTGTTCGCCGACTATCCGCCGCCCGCGGGTGCGCCGGTGCTTGATCAGCCGGCTCCCGTAGCCCCGGCGGCGAACGGTTCACGCGCTGCCGAGTTCGCGCGCGACCGGGTCGGCGAGTTTCTCGCCCCCGAGCTCGACCCGAGCCTCGCGACCCCCGAATCGGTCGTGCACATCCCTCCGGGTCGCGTGGTCGGATCGACTCTGCTCTCGGGCGCGACGATCGCGCTGCTCATCGTCATCGGCGCCTTCATCTGGGGTCTCAGCACCGGGCGGGGCTGGGTCTTCTTCGGCTTCATCCCCGCGCTCATCGGTTTCGGAAGCTACTACTGGTCGCGCGTGACGAAGTCGCTGCGCTTCACCATCGCCGGCACCCCCGACGGTGTGCGCATCGGTCATGGACTGCTCTCAACCTCGAACGACACGATTCCGCCGGGGCGCATCCACGCGATCCAGGTGCAGCAGTCGATCGTCTGGCGACCGTTCGGGTGGTGGATGATCCGCATCACGACCGCCGGGCAGTCGATCGCCGAGGCATCGGGCTCGCAGAGCCGTTCGATCGTGTTGCCCGTGGGAACGCGAGCCGACGTGACGAAGGTGCTCTCGCTCATCCTCCCGTCGGCCGATCTCGAGCGGCTGAGCGAGATCGTCGCGAGCGGTATGTTCTCGCGCGGCTCCGACGACGTCTACTCGACGCCCCCGCGCCGGGCGGCGTGGCTCGCGCCGTTCTCGTGGCGTCGCACGGGGTACACGATCGCCGACGGCGTCGTGTTCCTCCGCCGCGGAGTCGTGCAGCGCGACCTCATCCTCGTCTCGCTCGCGCGCGTGCAGAGCGCGGCGATCCACCAGGGTCCGATCCGCCGGGCGCTCGGGCTCGCACATGCCCGTGTGCACACCGTCGCGGGCCCCGTCATCGCGACGCTTCCGGTCATCGAGATCGGCGATGCTCGACGCTTCTTCGACGACGTCGCGACCGGTGCCGTCGAGTGGGCGCTGCGCGACACGTCGAGTTCGTGGGGTGCCGAGCCCGAGCTCGAGCCGGAGGCCTCCGCCGAACAAGTGGCGGCGGTCGGTGATGCTGAGCCGGTAAGCGATGCTGAGCCGGGCGGCGACGTTGAGCCGGCCGGCGACGCTGAGCCAGCCGGCGACGCCGAGCCAGCCGCTGACGCCGAGCCCATCGGACCCACCGCCCCGGCGCCGGAGGAGACGACCGATGGGCGTTGAGCAACGCGCCGGTCGCCTCGGTGTCGGCACGATCGGCGCGGGCCGCGTCGGTCCGGTGCTCGCGGCCGCGCTCGGCGGTGCGGGCCACGCGCTGACCGGTATCTCCGCGGTGTCGGCCGAGAGCCGCGAACGCGCCGAGGTCATCCTGCCCGGAGTGCCCGTGCTTCCCGTCACCGACATCGTCGAGCGCAGCGAACTCGTGCTGCTCGCCGTTCCCGACGACGAACTCGCCGCACTCGTGGCGGGCCTCGCCGCGGCCGGAGCCTGGCAGCCCGGTCAGCTCGTGCTCCACACGAGTGCGCGTTTCGGAGTCGACGTTCTCGCTCCGGCGCGTGCCCAGGGCGTCATCCCTCTCGCCGCTCATCCGGCGATGGTCTTCTCGGGCACGACCCTCGACCTCGCCCGGCTTGCGGGAACCTGGTTCGCCGTGACCGCCCCGGCTCCCGTGCTGCCGATCGCTCAGGCGCTCGTCGTCGAGATGGGCGGCGAGCCGCACGTCGTCGACGAATCCGATCGCGCGGCCTACGCCGAGGCGGTCGATACGGCCGTCTCGTTCTCGACGGCGATCGTCGATCAGGCGACCGGGCTCCTCTCGTCGATCAGGGTCGAGCGACCCGGGCGCGTGCTCGCTCCGCTCGTGCGTTCGGCGGTCGAGGCCGCGCTCGCCCGCACCGGCGCGAGTACGATCGATCCGGCCCTGAACGGCGCCGATTCCGACTTCCCGTTCCCCGATGCGGAGCTCCCATGACGACCGATGCCCCCGAGGTCGTCGGCGAGATCGCGGCTCTGCGTGAGCGCCTCGGCGCCGCACGTGCGGCGGGTGCCCGGATCGCCCTCGTGCCGACGATGGGTGCGCTGCACGACGGTCACCTCGCGCTCGTCGACCGGGCGCGTGAGCTCGCCGACGTCGTCGTCGTGTCGATCTTCGTCAACCCCCTGCAGTTCGGCGCCGGCGAAGATCTCGACCGCTACCCGCGCACCCTCGACGCCGATGTCGCCGCGCTCGCGAGCCGCGGCGTCGACCTCGTCTTCGCGCCGACCGCGCGCGAGATGTACCCGCGCGGCGACGTCTCCACGCGCATCACGGCCGGACCCGTCGGCGACCGCTACGAGGGGTCGTCGCGCCCGGGTCACTTCGACGGCATGCTCACGGTCGTCGCGAAGCTCCTGCACATCGCGATGCCCGATGTGGCGCTCTTCGGCCGGAAGGACGCCCAGCAGGTCTTCCTCGTCGAGCGGATGGTCGCCGACCTCGACGTGCCCACGGTGATCGAGGTCGTCGAGACGGTGCGCGAAGACGACGGCCTCGCGCTCTCGAGTCGCAATCGGTTCCTCGACGAACCGCATCGCCGCGCGGCGCTCGCGCTCTCGGAAGCGCTCCGTGCGGCATCCGATGCGGCTGCGGAAGGCCTCGCGGAGGCTCTCGCCGAGGCCGCCGCGGCGTTCGGCGACCACGACGACGCCGAGCTCGACTATTTCGTCATCGTCGACCCCGCGACGCTGTTGCCCGTCGCCGACGACTTCCGCGGAGAGGCCCTCGCCCTCGTCGCCGCCCGCGTCGGCGGCACGCGCCTCATCGACAACGCCCCCCTCACCCTCTGACGCCCCACCCTCTTCCCGTCTCGGCGTCACGAATGTGCTGCTCGCGCGCGCTGAACAGCACATTCGTGACGCCGAAACAGCTCTCGCGGGGGTGTTTCGGCGTCACGACACGCTGGTCATGCGCGCGAACACCAGCGTGTCGTGACGCCGAGACGTCTGCGCGGGGTGGGTGAGAGCGGTGCGCGAGGGGATGCCGCGGTGCGAAGTAGGCTGGTGGGCGCCCGCCCCGTCGAGAGAGAGTCCTGGTCGTGACCGAAGCTACGTCGTCCGAGAACACCGAACTGACGGCTGAGGAAGTCTCCGAGCAGAAGGCCGTGCGTCTCGCCAAGCGGGAACGCCTCATCGCGGCATCCACCGACCTCGGCGGAGGCGCGTACCCCGTCAGCGTTCCCGTCACCGACACGATCCCGGCCGTGCGTGCGCGCCACGAGGGTCTCGAGGCCGATGTCGCGACGGGCGAGCTCGTCGGAATCGCCGGCCGCGTCGTCTACTCACGCAACACGGGCAAGCTCTGCTTCGCGACGCTGCAGTCGGGCGACGGCAGCCGCATCCAGGCCATGGTCTCGCTCGCGAACGTCGGCGAGGACTCGCTCGCGGAGTGGAAGGAACTCGTCGACCTCGGCGACCACGTCTTCGTCTCGGGCGAGGTCATCACGAGCCGCCGCGGCGAGCTCTCGATCATGGTCGCCACGTGGGCGATCGCATCGAAGGCGATCCTGCCGCTGCCGAACCTGCACAACGAGCTCTCGGAAGAGACGCGCGTGCGCAGCCGCTACCTCGACCTCATCGCGCGCGAGCAGTCGCGTCGCACGGTGCTCGACCGCGCGAAGGTCAACCAGAGCCTGCGTCGCACGTTCGACGCGCTCGACTTCGTCGAGGTCGAGACGCCCATGCTGCAGGTCATGCACGGCGGCGCATCGGCTCGCCCGTTCGTGACGCACTCGAACGCGTTCGATACCGACCTGTACCTCCGCATCGCCCCCGAGCTGTACCTCAAGCGCGCCGTCGTCGGCGGCATCGACCGGGTCTTCGAGATCAACCGTAACTTCCGCAACGAGGGCGCCGACTCGACGCACTCGCCCGAGTTCGCGATGCTCGAGGCGTACCAGGCCTACGGCGACTACAACGCCATCGCCGACCTCACGCAGAAGCTCATCCAGGACGCCGCGCTTGCGACATCCGGCAGCCACGTCGTCACGTGGGCCGACGGCACCGAGTTCGACCTCGGCGGCGACTGGGCGCGCATCTCGATGTACGACTCGCTCTCGGAGGCGATCGGCGAGACCGTCACGCCCGAGACGTCGATCGAACGACTGCAGCAGCTCGCCGAGGATGCCGGCGTCGAGGTCGACCACCCGCTGCCCGGCAAGTACGTCGAAGAGCTGTGGGAGCACCACGTCAAGTCGGGTCTCGAGCGCCCGACGTTCGTGATGGACTTCCCCCTCGACACGAGCCCCCTCGTGCGTCAGCACCGCGCGATCCCCGGGGTCGTCGAGAAGTGGGACCTCTACGTGCGCGGCTTCGAGCTCGCGACCGGCTACTCCGAGCTCATCGACCCCGTCGTGCAGCGCGAGCGTTTCGTCGAGCAGGCGAAGCTCGCGGCCAAGGGCGACCCCGAGGCCATGCGCCTCGACGAGGAGTTCCTGCGCGCGCTCGAGTTCGGCATGCCCCCGACGGGCGGCATGGGCATGGGCATCGACCGCCTGCTCATGGCGCTCACGGGCCTCGGCATCCGCGAGACGATCCTCTTCCCGCTCGTCAAGTAAGAGCTCCTTCCACCCAGTGAACGGATGACGCGATGAACGACTACCTCCCGAAGAGCGAGCTCGAGCCCGAGAAGGACCCGAAGCGAACGTCGAACGCGCGCCTCACCATCTGGATCGTCGTCACCGCCGTAGCCCTGTACCTGATCGGTTCGGGCGTCTGGGGCATCATCAACAACTGAGCGGCCCCCGCCCGCGTCATCCGCCGCCGGCTCTGTCCGACTCTGCCCTGCCCCCTGCCCCCTGCCCCCTGCCCCATTCCGGTCGGTGAGGGGGCAGTAGATCGCCTTATCGCGCGCGCAGAGCCCTCATTACTGGCCCCTCACGCGCCCACGGGGTGTGGGACGGGGTGCGGCGGGCCGGCGGCGGGGCGCAGGCACGGGATGCCAGGTGTCCATGATTCTGTGAACATATTGTTTTGTGTGGGAATGTGTGGTTTTATTCTCGAGTCGACGGTGACCGGCTGTCGATCGAGAAGGAGACAGCATGTACGCGACGGAGCGACACGAGCACATCGTCTCGGCGATCGCCCGCGACGGTAGAGTCTCGGTCGCGGGCCTCTCGCGCGAGTTCGACGTCACGAGCGAGACCATCCGCCGCGACCTCGACGCCCTTGAGCAGCAGAGACGCCTGCGGCGCGTGCACGGGGGAGCGGTCGGCGCCGCGAGCACGACCCTCGCCGAGACATCCCTCGCCGATCGTCTTCCGCAGCGGAGCGCCGAGAAGGACGCCATCGCTCGAGCCGCCCTTCGACTCGTGCCCGACTCCTTCGAGGGCTCGCTCCTCATCGACGCGGGCTCCACGACCAGCCGCCTCGCCGAACTGCTGACCGCCTGGTCGCCGAGCACTCCCGGCGCGACGCTCGATGTGTCGACGAACTCGTTGCCGACGGCATCCGCTCTGCACGGAGCAGCGCATGTGCGCCTTCGTCTCCTCGGCGGATCGGTGCGCGGCATCACGGGCGCTGCGGTCGGTGCCGCGACCGTCGCGCAGATCTCGTCGCTCCGGCCCGACATCGCCTTCCTCGGCACGAACGGCGTGAGCGCGGGCTTCGGGCTCAGCACTCCTGACGAGGCCGAAGCCGCCGCGAAGACCGCGATGGCGCACGCCGCCCGTCGCGTCGTCGTGCTCGCCGACTCGTCGAAGCTCGAGTCGGAGGCTCTCGTGCGGTTCGCCCGCCTCGACGAGATCGACACCCTCGTGACCGATGCCGCTCCGCCCGCCGCGCTCGCCGCAGCGCTCGACGCGGCCGACGTCGAGGTCGTGATCGCATGATCGTCACTGTCACGATGAACCCGTCGACCGACCGCACGGTGCTCCTCGAGAACCGCCTCGAACGCGGAGACGTGCAGCGCGCCGTCTCGACGCGGGAGGACCCGGGCGGCAAGGGCGTGAACGTCGCCCGCGCGCTCCTCGCCTCCGGCGTCGACGCGACCGCGATCCTGCCCGGTGCGACCGACGACCCCTTCCTCGGGCTGCTCGCGGCCGCGCATGTGCCGACGCTCACCGTCGCGATCGACGGGCGCATCCGCTCGAACCTCACGATCACCGAGCCGGGCGGCACGACGACGAAGATCAACGAGCCCGGCCCGACGCTCGACGAGCGCGCGCAGGCGCAACTCGTCGAGCTCATCGTGGCGACGAGCGACGGAGCCGACTGGCTCGTGCTCGCGGGCTCGCTGCCGCCGGGCGTCGCCGACGACTTCTACGCCCGCATCGTGCGTGCCGTGCGCGAGGGTGCGACGAGCGCGCCCCGCATCGCCGTCGACACGTCGGGCCCCGCGCTCATCGCCGTCGTCGAAGCGGGCCTCGCGCTCGACCTCATCAAGCCGAACGCCGCCGAACTCGCCGAACTCCTCGGCAGCTCGAGCGAAGCCGAGCTCGAGGCGGGCCCGGGTGCCGCGATCGCCCTCGCGCAGTCCATCCCGGCCGACCGGGTGCGTGCGAGCCTCGTGACCCTCGGGTCGGTCGGCGCCGCTCTCGTCACCAGCGAGGGCACATGGTTCGCCGGTGCCCCCCGCGTCGAGGCTCGTTCCACCGTCGGAGCCGGCGACTCGTCGCTCGCCGGATTCCTCGTCGCGTCCACCGAGGGAGCAGCGCCTGCCGCCGCTCTCGCGCGCGCCGTCGCCTCGGGCGCGGCCGCCGTCTCGCTGCCCGGCAGCATCGTCCCCACTCGCGAACAGGTCGACCCGTCCGTGGTCGACGTCACCCCCGTCGGCGACGCCGCCGACCTCCCGAAGGAGCTCTCATGACCGACATCTCAGAGCCGGGCCTCGTCGTCCTCGACGGCGCGTTCGGCGACAAGGCGAGCGTCATCCGCGCACTCGCCGAACGGTTCGTCGCCGCCGGCCGCGCGACCGACGTCGAGCAGCTGTTCGCCGACGCGTGGAAGCGCGAGGAGCAGTCCGAGACCGGTCTCCCCGGCGGACTCGCCATCCCGCACTGCAAGTCGGCCGCCGTCATCCGCCCGAGCCTCGCCGTCGCGCGTCTCGCGCCGGGCGTCGACTTCGGCGAGGGCGACGCCGACCTCGTCTTCATGATCGCCGCGCCCGACGGTGCCGCCGAGGCGCACCTCGTGCTCCTCGCGACGCTCGCGCGCTCGCTCATGGACGACGACTTCACGGGTGCGATCCGCGCCGCATCGACGCCCGAGGAGGTCGTCGCGATCCTCGATCACGCCCTCGAAGAGAGCGACGAGCCCGAGCCCGAGGTCGTTCCGCCGACGGATGCCGCGTCGCCCGCGTCATCCGCCCGCCCCGTCATCGTCGCCGTCACCGCGTGCCCGACGGGTATCGCGCACACGTACATGGCGGCCGACGCGCTCACCGCCGCGGCGAAGCGCGCCGACGTCGAGTTCCACGTCGAGACGCAGGGTTCGGCCGGAGCGACACCGCTCGACCCGGCGATCATCGCCCGCGCCGAGGCCGTGATCTTCGCGGTCGACGTCGACGTGCGCGACAAGGCACGGTTCGCGGGCAAGCCCGTCATCCAGGTGCCCGTGAAGCGCGGCATCGACGAGTCCGACAAGCTCGTCGCCGACGCCGTCGCGGCGTCGCACGACCCGAAGGCACCGCGCGTCGCCGCGGGCGCCGAGAGCGCGTCGTCGGCAGCGGCCGCGACCGACGAATCGGTCGGGGCGAAGCTCAAGCGCTGGCTCCTCACGGGTGTCAGCTACATGATCCCGTTCGTCGCCGGTGGCGGTCTGCTCATCGCGATCGGCTTCCTGCTCGGCGGCTACGACATCACCGACAACGCGACCGAGGTCGTGCTCGGCTCAACGCTCTGGAACCTCCCGGCTGGCGGCCTCGGCGAGTACCTCGGCGCCGTCGCCTTCACGATCGGTGCCGCGTCGATGGGCTTCCTCGTGCCGGCCCTCGCGGGCTTCATCGCCTACGCGATCGCCGACCGACCGGGCATCGCGCCGGGCTTCACCGTCGGTGCCATCGCGCTGCTCATGAACGCGGGCTTCCTCGGCGGTCTCGTCGGTGGTCTCCTCGCGGGTGCCGTCGCGTACTGGATCGGTCGCATCAACGCGCCGCGCTGGCTGCGCGGTCTCATGCCCGTCGTGATCATCCCGCTCGGTGCCGGCATCGTGGCCTCCGGTCTCATGCTCATCGTGCTCGGCGGCCCCATCGCGTGGCTCATGACGACCCTCAACGACTGGCTCTCGTCGCTCACGGGCACCGGTGCCGTCGTGCTCGGCCTCATCCTCGGCTTCATGATGGCGTTCGACCTCGGCGGTCCGGTCAACAAGGTGGCGTACTCGTTCGCCGTCGCGGGACTCGGCGCGGGTTCGGTCGACAACCAGTTCCCGTGGATGATCATGGGCGCCGTCATGGCCGCCGGAATGGTGCCGCCGCTCGCGAT harbors:
- a CDS encoding 1-phosphofructokinase family hexose kinase, with product MIVTVTMNPSTDRTVLLENRLERGDVQRAVSTREDPGGKGVNVARALLASGVDATAILPGATDDPFLGLLAAAHVPTLTVAIDGRIRSNLTITEPGGTTTKINEPGPTLDERAQAQLVELIVATSDGADWLVLAGSLPPGVADDFYARIVRAVREGATSAPRIAVDTSGPALIAVVEAGLALDLIKPNAAELAELLGSSSEAELEAGPGAAIALAQSIPADRVRASLVTLGSVGAALVTSEGTWFAGAPRVEARSTVGAGDSSLAGFLVASTEGAAPAAALARAVASGAAAVSLPGSIVPTREQVDPSVVDVTPVGDAADLPKELS
- a CDS encoding PTS fructose transporter subunit IIABC, with the protein product MTDISEPGLVVLDGAFGDKASVIRALAERFVAAGRATDVEQLFADAWKREEQSETGLPGGLAIPHCKSAAVIRPSLAVARLAPGVDFGEGDADLVFMIAAPDGAAEAHLVLLATLARSLMDDDFTGAIRAASTPEEVVAILDHALEESDEPEPEVVPPTDAASPASSARPVIVAVTACPTGIAHTYMAADALTAAAKRADVEFHVETQGSAGATPLDPAIIARAEAVIFAVDVDVRDKARFAGKPVIQVPVKRGIDESDKLVADAVAASHDPKAPRVAAGAESASSAAAATDESVGAKLKRWLLTGVSYMIPFVAGGGLLIAIGFLLGGYDITDNATEVVLGSTLWNLPAGGLGEYLGAVAFTIGAASMGFLVPALAGFIAYAIADRPGIAPGFTVGAIALLMNAGFLGGLVGGLLAGAVAYWIGRINAPRWLRGLMPVVIIPLGAGIVASGLMLIVLGGPIAWLMTTLNDWLSSLTGTGAVVLGLILGFMMAFDLGGPVNKVAYSFAVAGLGAGSVDNQFPWMIMGAVMAAGMVPPLAMALATVLDRKLFPAVERENGKAAWLLGAAFISEGAIPFAAADPLRVIPASILGGMTTGAICMAASVTSQAPHGGIFVFFAIGNLLWFVIAIAAGTVVSALAVIALKRWARKTPVALEAEPALVAA